From Microcystis aeruginosa NIES-2549, a single genomic window includes:
- the ispE gene encoding 4-(cytidine 5'-diphospho)-2-C-methyl-D-erythritol kinase yields MHSYTLLAPAKINLYLEIVGDRPDGFHELVMVMQTVALCDRITLRPNGLQEFRLFCSHPLVPQDSSNLAHRAATLMAREFPRLFANYGGIDIIIEKYIPVAAGLAGGSTNAAAVLVGIDLIWELGLTRPELETLAARLGSDTSFCVTGGTVICTGRGEILDPIAPLTGLWVILAKYDHLSVSTPWAYQSYRQKFQDTYLSSPEDFHHRRQQVSSGALVQAIAQKKPAAIGKFIHNDLEKVVLPEFPLVAELRQVLGDLGGLGTMMSGSGPTVFTLCSSQEVAETIVKKAREILVAPDLQFWIAPITDTGIQVT; encoded by the coding sequence ATGCACAGTTATACCCTTCTAGCCCCCGCTAAAATTAACTTATATCTAGAAATCGTTGGCGATCGCCCTGATGGTTTCCACGAGTTAGTCATGGTGATGCAGACGGTGGCATTATGCGATCGCATCACTCTCCGGCCCAACGGATTGCAGGAATTCCGCCTCTTTTGCTCTCATCCCCTCGTCCCCCAAGATAGCAGTAATCTCGCCCATCGGGCCGCCACTTTGATGGCGAGGGAATTCCCCCGCCTCTTTGCCAATTACGGCGGCATCGATATCATCATCGAGAAATATATTCCCGTGGCTGCCGGTTTAGCGGGGGGTTCCACCAACGCGGCGGCGGTGTTAGTTGGCATCGATTTAATCTGGGAATTAGGGTTAACCCGTCCGGAATTAGAAACTTTAGCGGCAAGATTGGGATCCGATACTTCCTTTTGTGTGACAGGAGGAACGGTTATCTGTACGGGAAGGGGAGAAATTCTCGATCCGATCGCTCCTCTAACCGGATTATGGGTGATTTTAGCCAAATACGATCATTTATCCGTTTCTACACCCTGGGCCTACCAAAGCTATCGGCAAAAATTTCAAGATACCTATCTGTCTTCTCCAGAGGACTTTCATCACCGCCGTCAGCAGGTGAGTTCCGGGGCTTTGGTACAAGCGATCGCCCAGAAAAAACCAGCCGCTATCGGCAAATTTATCCACAATGACCTCGAAAAGGTGGTTTTACCCGAATTTCCCCTCGTAGCCGAGTTAAGACAGGTTCTGGGCGATTTAGGCGGCTTGGGAACGATGATGTCAGGCTCTGGCCCGACGGTTTTTACTCTCTGTTCATCTCAGGAAGTGGCGGAAACCATCGTTAAAAAAGCCCGGGAAATTCTCGTCGCTCCCGATCTACAATTTTGGATAGCGCCAATCACCGATACAGGCATTCAAGTGACTTGA
- the crcB gene encoding fluoride efflux transporter CrcB, whose product MSDLNDVFAIVAGAVPGALSRYHITEWTKAKFGLRFPSGTFIINLTGCLAIGFFLAILPSFPFYSHELDLMVRTGFLGAYTTFSTYSLDILILWRNQQNFLSLFFAVASIIFGLIAVRIGAAIAQVFLG is encoded by the coding sequence ATGTCAGATTTGAACGATGTTTTCGCAATTGTAGCCGGAGCGGTTCCGGGGGCGTTATCTCGTTATCATATTACCGAATGGACAAAAGCAAAATTCGGCTTGCGCTTTCCATCTGGAACCTTTATTATTAACTTAACCGGCTGTCTAGCTATCGGTTTCTTTTTGGCTATTTTACCCAGTTTTCCCTTTTATTCCCACGAACTAGATTTAATGGTGAGAACCGGATTTTTAGGAGCCTATACCACCTTTTCTACCTATAGTTTAGATATCCTGATACTCTGGCGCAATCAACAAAATTTTCTCAGTCTTTTTTTTGCCGTTGCTAGTATCATTTTCGGATTGATTGCCGTGAGAATTGGGGCAGCTATTGCCCAAGTTTTTCTAGGTTAA
- the rsmA gene encoding 16S rRNA (adenine(1518)-N(6)/adenine(1519)-N(6))-dimethyltransferase RsmA has protein sequence MKIQPRKRFGQHWLKDESILDRIIGAANLQSEDRVLEIGPGTGILTRRLLDGAQLVVAVEIDRDLWTILNKKFGQQDNFHLIPGDFLSLKPEQLPPVNKVVANIPYNITGPILEKLLGSIAHPFTPPYQSITLLVQKEVAERLVAVPSTKAYSALSVRIQYLADCQWICDVPRRAFSPPPQVDSAVIQLLPRVLPNNVSNAAFLSTLISWGFANRRKMLRNNLKNCLDSDRLSQILTQLEINPLARAEDLSLSQWIDLAEKLGQLPKF, from the coding sequence ATGAAAATTCAACCGCGTAAACGTTTTGGACAACATTGGTTAAAAGATGAATCGATACTTGATCGCATCATCGGAGCCGCTAATTTACAATCAGAGGATCGGGTATTAGAAATCGGCCCGGGTACAGGCATTTTAACCCGTCGTCTTCTCGATGGCGCTCAATTGGTTGTCGCTGTAGAAATCGATCGAGATCTATGGACAATTTTAAATAAAAAATTTGGCCAACAAGATAACTTTCATCTCATCCCGGGCGACTTTCTTAGCCTTAAACCGGAGCAACTGCCGCCGGTTAATAAAGTAGTGGCTAATATTCCCTATAATATCACCGGTCCGATCCTCGAAAAGCTGCTCGGTTCGATCGCCCATCCCTTCACCCCCCCGTACCAGAGTATTACCCTCTTAGTCCAGAAAGAAGTCGCCGAAAGATTAGTCGCTGTCCCCTCCACCAAAGCTTACAGCGCTCTCAGCGTCCGCATTCAATACCTTGCCGATTGTCAATGGATTTGTGATGTCCCCCGGCGGGCCTTTTCCCCACCTCCCCAGGTGGATTCGGCGGTAATTCAGCTTTTACCCCGTGTTTTGCCGAATAATGTCAGTAATGCTGCCTTTTTGTCCACTTTAATTAGCTGGGGTTTTGCCAACCGGCGCAAAATGTTACGCAATAATCTAAAAAATTGTCTGGATAGCGATCGATTAAGCCAAATCCTGACACAATTAGAAATTAATCCCCTCGCTCGCGCCGAAGATCTCAGTTTATCGCAATGGATTGACTTGGCGGAAAAATTAGGTCAATTACCAAAATTTTAG
- a CDS encoding ComEA family DNA-binding protein encodes MTPQNWLGRTFNPLKAKISNDPYYRFRSLDEIAMAAQLGIKINVSQAGVDDWLRLPGISIHQARMLVELLGMGVELLCLEDLAAALSVPVARLKAWEPILEFAYYSPESHLAPPKINPNTASIEQLTTLPLISDNLAAAIIKNREEQGLFKNIVDFKGRLSLDAQEISQLMHFFQF; translated from the coding sequence ATGACACCGCAAAACTGGTTAGGACGCACTTTTAACCCTTTAAAAGCCAAAATTAGCAATGATCCCTATTATCGCTTTCGTTCCCTCGATGAGATCGCTATGGCGGCACAATTGGGCATTAAAATTAATGTCAGTCAAGCGGGTGTGGATGATTGGCTGCGATTGCCGGGGATATCCATCCATCAAGCGCGGATGTTGGTGGAATTGTTGGGTATGGGGGTAGAATTGCTTTGTCTTGAAGATCTAGCCGCTGCTTTGAGTGTTCCTGTGGCTAGATTGAAAGCTTGGGAACCGATTCTAGAATTTGCCTATTATAGTCCCGAAAGTCACCTCGCACCCCCTAAAATCAATCCTAACACCGCCTCGATCGAGCAGTTAACCACCCTACCCCTGATCAGCGATAATTTAGCAGCTGCCATTATTAAAAATAGAGAAGAACAGGGATTATTTAAGAATATTGTGGATTTTAAAGGGCGTTTATCCCTAGACGCTCAGGAAATCTCCCAATTAATGCACTTTTTTCAGTTTTAA
- a CDS encoding urease accessory protein UreD, with protein sequence MWQGNLELIYKQKNLATEINHVYATAPLKVQRPFYPEGKNLCHTVILHTAGGIVGGDVLQQKIHLQAATNALITTASAGKVYQSNGQMAQQLIEIKIDDNASLEWLPQETIIFNGAAFRQHLRVDLGENSSWLGWEITRFGRSARGEKFLAGEWHSNWEIWRSGQPLWLDRSCLLGGKMIEGFSGLNDSALIGTLVYIGQPVGRNLIEKVRDFSLEGEMGVTSTLGDGLLCRYRGNSSGEVRQWFQQVWQILRREMSDREAIIPRVWLSW encoded by the coding sequence ATGTGGCAGGGAAACCTAGAACTAATTTACAAGCAAAAAAATCTCGCAACCGAGATTAATCACGTCTATGCTACCGCCCCTTTAAAAGTACAAAGACCTTTTTATCCCGAAGGAAAAAACCTTTGTCATACGGTGATTTTACACACTGCGGGGGGAATAGTTGGCGGTGATGTTCTGCAACAAAAAATTCATCTCCAAGCCGCTACTAATGCCCTGATTACCACTGCTTCTGCTGGAAAAGTTTACCAGAGTAACGGTCAGATGGCACAGCAATTAATCGAGATTAAAATCGATGACAATGCCAGTTTAGAATGGCTACCCCAAGAAACAATTATCTTTAATGGTGCGGCATTTCGCCAACATTTACGAGTGGATTTAGGGGAAAATAGCAGTTGGTTGGGATGGGAAATTACCCGTTTTGGTCGCAGTGCGCGAGGGGAGAAATTTTTAGCGGGAGAATGGCATTCTAATTGGGAAATTTGGCGCTCAGGACAACCTTTATGGCTCGATCGATCCTGCCTGTTGGGTGGTAAAATGATCGAGGGATTTTCTGGTTTAAATGATAGCGCCCTGATCGGTACTTTAGTTTATATCGGTCAACCGGTGGGCAGAAATTTAATCGAGAAAGTGAGAGATTTTTCCCTAGAAGGAGAGATGGGAGTTACTAGCACTTTAGGAGATGGTCTTTTATGTCGTTATCGGGGTAATTCTAGCGGTGAAGTGCGACAATGGTTTCAGCAGGTTTGGCAAATTTTAAGGCGAGAAATGAGCGATCGAGAGGCAATTATTCCGCGAGTTTGGTTATCTTGGTAA
- the crcB gene encoding fluoride efflux transporter CrcB, with the protein MDCFRGRYGLSVAIGAIFGALSRFYIAKLIESIFGQEWQFFGTFFVNVSGCLIIGYIFTIVRENIRIISPELGLMVATGFCGSYTTFSTYSLEVNKFLERGNMTFGLIYCFGSVLGGMMALKIGVILARTGFPR; encoded by the coding sequence ATGGATTGTTTCAGAGGACGTTATGGTTTATCCGTGGCGATTGGGGCTATTTTTGGAGCCTTGAGTCGTTTTTATATTGCGAAATTAATTGAAAGTATCTTCGGTCAAGAATGGCAATTTTTTGGGACATTTTTTGTTAATGTTTCTGGCTGTTTAATTATTGGCTATATCTTTACTATAGTCAGGGAAAATATTCGCATAATTTCCCCAGAATTAGGATTGATGGTTGCCACGGGTTTTTGTGGTTCCTATACAACTTTTTCTACCTATAGTTTGGAGGTCAACAAGTTTTTAGAGCGGGGAAACATGACTTTTGGCTTAATTTACTGCTTTGGCAGTGTTCTTGGGGGGATGATGGCGCTTAAAATTGGAGTTATTTTAGCAAGAACAGGTTTTCCTAGATGA
- the asnS gene encoding asparagine--tRNA ligase, with protein sequence MTTRIKEIFQTGQPDQSVTVQGWVRTKRELKEFTFLEVNDGSSLANLQVILEPTLPDYDNVLKTISTGTAIAVSGNLVPSPGKGQNIELKAAEITLYGDCPPDYPLQKKRHSFEFLRTIAHLRARTNTLGAVMRVRNACATAIHTFFQEKGFIWVHTPIITANDCEGAGELFTVTSLDLKKPANFAEDFFGKRAYLTVSGQLQAEVMAMALSNVYTFGPTFRAENSNTSRHLAEFWMVEPEMAFCDLEGDQDLAEAFLKYIFKFVLENCPEDLQFFNERIDKTVLSTAENIVNSEFGRITYSEAIELLEKADRQFEFPVEWGVDLQSEHERYLAEELFKKPVIVTNYPKTIKAFYMRLDDNNKTVSAMDILAPKIGEIIGGSQREERLDVLIQRMQEQGMNPDDLWWYLDLRRYGSVPHAGFGLGFERLVQFMTGMTNIRDVIPFPRTPLSADF encoded by the coding sequence ATGACTACCAGAATCAAGGAAATCTTTCAAACAGGACAACCGGATCAATCCGTCACCGTGCAGGGTTGGGTGAGAACAAAACGAGAATTAAAAGAATTTACTTTCCTGGAAGTTAATGATGGCTCATCCCTAGCCAACTTACAAGTTATCCTCGAACCGACTTTACCCGATTATGACAATGTACTAAAAACAATTAGTACAGGAACGGCGATCGCTGTTTCGGGAAATTTGGTTCCTTCCCCGGGTAAAGGGCAAAATATCGAGTTAAAAGCGGCCGAAATCACCCTTTATGGTGACTGTCCCCCAGATTATCCCCTACAAAAGAAACGTCATTCCTTTGAATTTCTGAGAACCATTGCCCATCTGCGAGCAAGAACCAACACTCTAGGAGCAGTAATGCGGGTTAGAAACGCTTGCGCCACCGCTATACACACTTTTTTCCAAGAAAAGGGCTTTATTTGGGTACATACTCCCATTATTACCGCTAACGACTGCGAAGGTGCGGGAGAATTATTTACTGTCACCAGTTTAGATTTAAAAAAACCAGCTAATTTTGCCGAGGATTTCTTTGGTAAACGGGCCTATTTAACCGTCAGTGGACAATTACAAGCGGAAGTAATGGCCATGGCTTTATCTAATGTTTACACTTTTGGCCCGACTTTTCGCGCCGAAAATTCTAATACTTCCCGTCATCTGGCCGAGTTTTGGATGGTGGAACCGGAAATGGCTTTTTGTGATCTGGAAGGAGATCAGGATTTAGCGGAAGCTTTTCTGAAATATATCTTTAAATTCGTCCTAGAAAATTGTCCCGAAGATTTGCAGTTTTTTAACGAACGTATCGATAAAACGGTGTTAAGTACGGCCGAGAATATCGTTAATAGTGAGTTTGGCCGGATTACCTACAGTGAAGCGATCGAGTTATTAGAAAAAGCCGATCGTCAGTTCGAGTTTCCGGTAGAATGGGGCGTAGATTTACAGTCAGAACACGAACGTTATCTAGCGGAAGAACTATTTAAAAAACCCGTGATTGTCACCAATTATCCCAAGACAATCAAAGCTTTTTATATGCGTCTAGATGACAATAATAAAACCGTTTCTGCTATGGATATTTTAGCACCCAAGATCGGCGAAATTATCGGCGGTTCCCAACGGGAAGAACGATTAGATGTATTAATCCAAAGAATGCAGGAACAGGGAATGAATCCCGATGATTTGTGGTGGTATTTAGATCTGCGTCGCTACGGTTCCGTTCCCCACGCCGGTTTTGGTTTAGGATTCGAGCGTCTGGTACAATTCATGACGGGAATGACCAATATTCGCGATGTGATTCCTTTCCCCCGTACCCCCTTGAGTGCCGACTTTTAG
- the gyrA gene encoding DNA gyrase subunit A, which translates to MTAAQDHVVPTDLSNEMSRSYLEYAMSVIVGRALPDARDGLKPVHRRILYAMYELGLTPDRPFRKCARVVGEVLGKYHPHGDTAVYDALVRMAQDFSMRDPLINGHGNFGSIDNDPPAAMRYTECRLHTLATNALLQDIESETVDFADNFDGSQQEPVVLPSRVPQLLINGSSGIAVGMATNIPPHNLAEIIDGTVALIHNPDLTDTELQRYIPGPDFPTGGHILGRDGIQEAYTTGRGSITLRGVATIETIEQRGRPDRDAIIITELPYQTNKAALIEKIADLVNDRKIDGISDVRDESDRDGIRVVIELKRDAYPRVVLNNLYKQTPLQSNFGANMLALVDNEPRLLTLREFLRVFLDFRLEVITRRTRYELRKAEERDHLLQGLLIALASLDAVIALIRSAADTASAKEGLVQNFGLSEVQADAILQMQLRRLTALESEKIQQEHGELLTKIGDLQDILARKERIDSIIEEELQQIKTIHATPRRSHIEQREGEIAETDLIANEQALILVTEQGYIKRMPVNTFESQNRATRGKAGAKMKEDDGIDHFITCRDHDSVLFFTDRGVVYSLNAYHIPTGSRTARGVPIVQLLEIPKGEKITSVVAVSEFSEDNYLIMLTQKGFIKKTALAAFSNIRSNGLIAISLEDGDQLRWVRLAKEEDSVIIGSRQGMAIHFKADSQQLRSLGRATKGVKSMKLRSGDELISMDILPSQIVAQIAESNQEETEDESEEINPEVANNGPWVLAITMAGLGKRVPVTLLRLQNRAGLGVRVIKFRKKNDKLAALHVVNPNEEFMIITERGIIIRQSVDAITPQSRSAGGIRVQKLDEDDAIAAVALVPPSDGEESEDI; encoded by the coding sequence ATGACCGCCGCCCAGGATCATGTCGTCCCCACAGACTTAAGCAATGAAATGTCCCGTTCCTACCTAGAATACGCCATGAGCGTCATCGTTGGGCGAGCCTTGCCCGACGCTAGGGACGGACTGAAACCCGTACACCGGCGCATTCTTTACGCGATGTACGAACTAGGATTAACCCCCGATCGCCCCTTCCGCAAATGCGCTAGAGTCGTCGGGGAAGTATTAGGAAAATACCACCCCCACGGGGATACTGCCGTTTACGATGCTCTCGTCCGCATGGCCCAGGATTTCTCCATGCGCGATCCCCTGATTAACGGTCATGGTAACTTCGGATCGATCGATAACGATCCCCCGGCGGCCATGCGTTATACCGAGTGTCGTCTGCACACCCTGGCCACCAACGCCCTACTACAGGATATCGAGTCAGAAACCGTCGATTTTGCCGATAACTTCGATGGTTCCCAACAGGAACCCGTGGTTTTACCCTCTAGAGTCCCGCAACTGCTAATTAATGGCTCATCGGGTATCGCCGTCGGGATGGCCACCAATATCCCCCCCCACAACCTGGCCGAGATTATCGATGGAACCGTTGCCCTCATCCATAACCCCGATCTCACCGATACGGAATTACAGCGTTATATCCCAGGGCCGGACTTTCCCACCGGGGGACATATCCTCGGTAGAGACGGCATTCAGGAAGCTTACACCACCGGCCGCGGTTCCATTACCCTGCGGGGAGTGGCCACCATTGAAACCATCGAACAAAGGGGAAGACCCGATCGAGATGCTATTATCATCACCGAACTGCCCTATCAAACCAATAAAGCGGCATTAATCGAAAAAATCGCCGATTTGGTCAATGATCGCAAAATAGACGGTATTTCCGATGTGCGGGACGAAAGCGATCGCGACGGCATCCGGGTGGTGATCGAACTGAAACGAGATGCCTATCCCCGCGTCGTCCTCAACAATCTTTATAAACAAACGCCCCTCCAGTCCAATTTTGGGGCGAATATGTTGGCATTAGTCGATAACGAACCGAGATTACTGACTTTAAGGGAGTTTCTCCGGGTTTTCCTCGATTTTCGCCTAGAAGTTATCACCCGTCGTACCCGTTATGAACTCCGCAAGGCCGAGGAAAGAGATCATCTCCTTCAGGGTTTACTAATTGCCCTCGCTAGTCTCGATGCAGTCATTGCCCTGATTCGCAGTGCTGCCGACACAGCTAGTGCAAAAGAGGGATTAGTGCAGAATTTTGGTCTTTCAGAGGTGCAAGCGGACGCAATCCTACAAATGCAGCTGCGACGGTTAACCGCCCTAGAATCGGAGAAAATTCAGCAAGAACACGGGGAATTACTGACAAAAATCGGCGATCTTCAGGATATTTTAGCCAGAAAAGAACGGATCGACAGCATTATCGAGGAAGAACTGCAACAGATCAAAACGATTCACGCTACCCCCCGTCGCAGTCATATTGAACAACGGGAAGGAGAAATCGCCGAAACTGACCTGATTGCCAACGAACAGGCCTTAATTCTCGTCACTGAACAGGGTTACATCAAAAGAATGCCCGTTAATACCTTTGAGTCCCAAAATCGGGCGACAAGGGGCAAAGCTGGCGCAAAAATGAAAGAAGACGACGGCATCGATCACTTTATCACCTGCCGCGATCACGATAGCGTCCTCTTTTTCACCGATCGCGGGGTTGTCTATAGTCTCAATGCCTATCATATCCCCACCGGTTCCCGCACCGCTCGCGGGGTTCCCATCGTGCAACTGTTAGAGATTCCCAAAGGGGAGAAAATCACCTCGGTGGTGGCAGTCAGCGAGTTCAGCGAGGATAATTACCTGATTATGCTCACACAAAAGGGATTTATCAAGAAAACCGCCCTCGCTGCCTTTAGTAATATTCGATCGAACGGTTTAATCGCCATTTCTCTCGAAGACGGTGATCAACTGCGTTGGGTTCGCTTGGCTAAAGAGGAAGATAGCGTCATTATCGGTTCTCGTCAGGGGATGGCAATTCATTTTAAGGCCGATAGTCAACAATTGCGCTCCTTGGGAAGGGCAACTAAAGGCGTAAAATCGATGAAATTGCGCTCAGGTGACGAATTAATTAGTATGGACATTCTGCCTAGTCAAATTGTCGCCCAAATCGCTGAATCTAACCAAGAAGAAACCGAGGACGAAAGCGAAGAAATTAACCCCGAAGTGGCTAATAATGGCCCCTGGGTGTTAGCAATTACCATGGCAGGACTAGGAAAACGGGTTCCCGTTACCCTCCTACGTCTGCAAAATCGGGCGGGATTAGGAGTCAGAGTGATTAAATTCCGCAAAAAGAACGATAAATTAGCGGCTCTGCACGTTGTTAACCCCAACGAGGAATTTATGATTATCACCGAACGGGGCATTATCATCCGTCAATCCGTCGATGCGATTACTCCTCAATCGCGATCGGCCGGAGGTATCCGGGTACAAAAACTCGATGAGGACGATGCGATCGCTGCTGTCGCCCTAGTTCCCCCTAGTGATGGCGAGGAATCTGAAGACATTTAG
- a CDS encoding SHOCT domain-containing protein, with protein MLLVEKLLSKPKSRKLAIFLAFIGSILALPFPIAGIHKFYLGQPLWGIIYLLLWQTPIPRVACAIDAVWYLIQDNQFLANYFPTATAAATVPSLEPKQVEAIGAALRELESLRQEGLISEYEFEEKRRQLL; from the coding sequence ATGCTTCTGGTGGAAAAATTATTAAGTAAGCCCAAAAGCCGTAAATTAGCGATTTTTTTGGCTTTTATCGGCAGCATTCTCGCTTTACCCTTTCCTATCGCCGGTATTCATAAATTCTATCTCGGTCAACCTCTCTGGGGAATTATCTATCTTCTCCTCTGGCAAACTCCGATTCCCCGGGTGGCTTGCGCGATCGATGCAGTGTGGTATTTAATCCAAGATAACCAATTTTTGGCTAACTATTTTCCCACTGCCACCGCTGCTGCCACTGTACCCAGTTTAGAGCCTAAACAAGTAGAGGCGATCGGGGCAGCTTTAAGGGAATTAGAGAGCCTCCGGCAAGAAGGATTAATTTCTGAGTACGAATTTGAAGAAAAACGGCGACAACTACTATAA